One window of Sphingobium sp. HWE2-09 genomic DNA carries:
- the tnpB gene encoding IS66 family insertion sequence element accessory protein TnpB (TnpB, as the term is used for proteins encoded by IS66 family insertion elements, is considered an accessory protein, since TnpC, encoded by a neighboring gene, is a DDE family transposase.), with protein sequence MIPLPPSTRIYLACGATDMRKGFDGLAVLAQQVLEQSPHSGALFAFRGKRGDLVKLLWYDGQGLCLFSKRMDRGRFVWPVTKTGKVGLTSAQLSMLLEGIDWRRPERTAAPLLAG encoded by the coding sequence ATGATCCCACTGCCGCCTTCCACCCGGATCTATCTGGCCTGCGGCGCGACCGACATGCGCAAGGGTTTTGACGGTCTGGCAGTGCTAGCCCAGCAGGTGCTGGAACAGAGCCCGCATTCTGGTGCGCTATTTGCCTTCCGGGGCAAGCGTGGCGATCTGGTGAAGCTGCTCTGGTATGATGGCCAGGGCCTATGCCTGTTTTCCAAGCGGATGGACCGTGGCCGGTTCGTCTGGCCAGTGACGAAGACGGGCAAGGTCGGCCTGACCTCGGCGCAGCTTTCGATGCTGCTTGAAGGCATAGACTGGAGACGCCCGGAACGGACAGCCGCGCCGCTGCTGGCGGGCTAA